The nucleotide sequence AAACTTGGTGCCATCAAGCAGAGTCCTGGTATAGTGAACtgccaataaataaataaataaataaaccaaaCAACTCTAGTGAATTCCTTAAAAATTTTTTCTACAAATAGAAAACATAAAGAATAGATCTACTTGTTCACCTTTCTTTCAACTTCGGATCATGTATTCTTGCGCAAGGTCCTGCAGCAATTTTATGCAAatataaatgaaaattaaataagtaataaataaaatattacaaGCAAATAAAATCCATAAAGAAAGGGCACAACAGCACACAAGGATCCTGCTTGGTGGGCTCTAGGGAGAATGTACACAGCCTTATATTTAAAATCATTCAAAACTAATAAGTAAACTTGTGTTTTAATTAAATTTGGAGTAAACTTCAGATTAGTTTTGATTAGTTATCCTCTCAAATTGTTTGAATTTTAGTTTTCTTCATGGCATAGATTCTAACAAAGAGCTGAATTTGTTTCATAGCTACAATGACAATAATGAAAAGTATGCCACCAAACAAGGAGATTGAAATTTATTAATCTCATACTGCCAGAGATAAAAGGAAAATGGAGATTAGCTACCTCCCATTTAGATCCCACACCATATCAAAGGCTTGTCTGAATTTTGTGTAACAAATTCTAGAATCCTTTTGTCCCAATTTCTTTTCCTTTgaaatgagtttggttcctcttTCCACCCATTATTTGGAACATATATATTCAACAACCGAAGGATTTCGAATTCAACCAAGATTACTCTGCCATCTGGTTCATGCTTTGAAGCTGGCAGCAAAAAAAGTTTTCCATAAGCATTAAAGAAAACTTATTGGttagaatataaaatataaaatataaataatacaatagTTTAGAAAATAATTGTAAAATCTCACATTCTACAAATAATTCAGCCACATAAGATCATGAAGGAGAGATTAAACCACCAATTTAGAAGCACAATAAAAGCTGATATACAAAACCACCAATTTAGACACATTAACCATCACACACACATAAAAACAAACACATGGTGCTCAAAACTCAAAATAAGTTACAATTCCTATCTCTCAAAGCCCTAACAATCATACAATTAAGATTTCATGCCTAAAccttaattattaatcaaattgAACAATCAACACAAGAACAAATATatagtaattaattatattattataccataaaataaaaataaaaaattaaagaagggACAAGAGAAAGGACGAGAGAGATCTATAATACTTATAGAAGAACTGAGGAAGTATGGGAGAGTTGTGCTTGTTCTGCTTGTGATGGCTTGGATTTTAGAGATCTTCAATAGAGAGATGTCACCAGAGAAAATGCTGAGGGAGGCGCTGAGGATTTTGGCGGAGAAGGCGCAGAACTAGGACGGAAATGAGGGGAAGCTGGAGGTGATGTCACCGGAGGAGATTACCACGGGAGGAGATGTCGCCGAAGGAGGTCGTCGCCGGAGAAGATCCGAGATCCGAAAGAAGATCCGAGATCGTCACACTGGCTAGGGACAGTGACTATGGGAAAACAACTTCGACAATGGGAAAGAAGGATTGTGTGGCTTGGAACTTTTGACAGTTGAAGACGAAGCGGCGGTGGTAGCGATGGATTGAGGAGGACGACGAGGGAGAGATAGAAGCGAGATTGAGGAAGTCGTTTAACGTATATTCACAGTGTTTCAGTTAGAGATTGCTTTTTTCATTTTATATATGTGGGATAAACCGCCATAATCACTAGAACCGCCACCAAATAGAAAGTCAATTACGGCAGCAACAAAAAATGTCATAATGTTTGGATATTACGGCGGTTTTGATTTAGATACTACGGCAGTTCTTCAAAACCGCCGTAatataaatgccattttaaaccATTTTTTTGTAgtgggctaatcatctgtcggttcccgctagcatcggaataggatccattgatccttttgcacactgtcactgcgcccaacattcgcaggtttgaagctcgtcacagtcatcccttcccagatcctacttggaataccacagacaaggtttagactttttggatcccaggaatgctaccaattgttctagcctataccacgaaggttctaatctcagattcagatactctgttgtcaggagagacgatgtgaatcgttgattagaaacccaagagaatatactccggctgtcgttcaatgactacgttgaacattatgtagaccgcttgtggttgtcaggcatgcggatcttggctaagcgagtaacgaagatagtgggtgattgtcacgggtcacccctttattctgacttaactgaattaagtacgagagtatatcttggagaagaagtaggcgtgaattgaaagaaaaacaatagtacttccattaattcatgaagaacagcagagctccacaccttaatctatgttgtgtagaaactccaccgtagaaaatacataagtgaaaaaggtctaagcatggccgtgaggccagcctccaaaacgtgaacaatggtTTATGATAGCATGATCAAAGAtagatgcgaatacaatagtaaaaagtgctatttatactaaactagttactagggtttacagaaaatgaataactaagtgcagatagtgcagaaatctacttccggggcccacttggtgtgtgcttgggctgggtattgaagctttcacgtgcataggctgttcctggagttaaatgccagcttgggtgccagtttgggcgttttacgccagaaagttttaggctggcctttagtgccagtttgggccatcaaatctcgggcaaagtatggactattaaatattgctggaaatcccaggatgcctactttccaacgtaattgagagtgcaccaattgggcttctgtagctccaaaaaatccacctcgagtgtaggagggttagaatccaacagcatctgcagtcctttttcagcctctgaatcagatttttgctcaggtccctcaatttcagccaaaaaatacctgaaatcacagaaaaacacacaaactcatagtaaagtccagaaatataatttttaaataaaaactaataaaaatataataaaaagtaattaaatcatactaaaaactatgtaaaaacaatgccaaaaagggtataaattatccactcatcactaacccatatccaccataccaaccacctcatgagccatatgaaccatacatagaacctccccaattccaacataattactcccaagaaccaccacctcaatatacaccatctccatatccttatcaagatgaaccacctacctattatgaacccttcctCCCAAGCAATGAACCTTCATATCCACTCTAATCTCCAATGTATGAcacccttggtgttcttcttcaagagcaATGTGAAACTCAAAGGAAGACACTAGAATtcgtggctaccttgaccaaggtagtaaatAATTTAGTAACCCTACGCTTtgacactcaaagtactcccatggccgcatgtggagaatctaatgaggagcgtagcatgaaggagagattagaagtcccggtggaaaatgaggaatgtGATTTTATACTAGAACAATTGGAGAAAGCCGTAATTgtcgaagaggaagaagtggttgaagagttaggAGATGTTGAGAGTCCATGGGaacctcaagtcatagagcctcctttcaagaagtttgaatttggtattgaggagggtgtacaacctccaaagcatatcatggttgaagactttgaggaggttgatcaagagatggattcaataattgatgaATTTCTAGCTACAATTGAATCATCCCCCATTGGACTTGAAAAAGGGGTTAAGGAAGAAGGTGCACAACTTCCAAGGCATGTTTCCTATGAAGAATTAGATGGAATAGATCCAGAGATAGGTtctcttggtgatgatgatcatgaatcaagttctcctagtgatgaatctgCATCCGTGAATGAACTCCTTGAGTtagaagaaccttctcccgatgcAATTGAAAGCAACGTTGAGGTAGATTTTTCCCaacctcatatttatgatttgagtgacagAAAAGAGTTGGGTGAATTCGGTGAGAAAGAACTTGAAGGTGAAGAATCTTATTAAAAGGTGGAAGTCCTTCGAAAAGGATGGATGAGagttgaatacgctttgtcaagaatgTTAGAGACTTCTTTACCTAGGTTGCCATTTaatccttcacttgagtgggtaaaacttatctctcttagctttattgtcccacttaagtatggtatgcttgaaacggatggtcaactgagaaggctttgtggaatgaagtGTAAGAGAAGGACGTTTAGTgattggagttgcaaatcaaggctcatcaaggttgagatttcaagaaCTATATGCAAAGATTAGTTTAGTGCTTATTTGAATGggtctaagagaagagtttggtacttcatagagaattcggattgcttgccacccggttgaaataatgatgatcaacttgaagacaggtgtagaaacaagatttgggatccgagaatatatgaggatcaactttgggagctcaaagcttgtgaagagcttcatcaaggcttggtgaacttatttggaaatgttggagcttattggaattTCAagaattggtggaagtttcaagatgagttcaagtacaagccaccatgacaaggagctcaccaaatgtccaacttaaggactttaactagaagtgctaggtgggagacaccccaccatggtatgatcttccttttctatagctttttagtttttttgttttattttcttatctttgtttCATTAGGTGTCTATGATAGTTttcacttatatatatatatatatatataagcatgtCAAGTGTGCGCATGGCTGACGCTCACGCGTGAGACCACCGAAAATGCACCATGCGAAAACGGTGCTGGAACGACGCGCCCGCATGACCAAACCGACAGTTGTGCTGGAACCATGCGGGTGGGGTGCTAGGCGCACAACCCaacccacgcgtgcacgtcgctgaCGTGTATGTGTCATTTGCATTTTTTGCCTCCCACGCGTGAGCATGgacaacgcgcacgcgtcgtatttTCATGCTGCcatctctggtacaaaaaccagagagttgggcTGCAACTGTGTGAGTGTTGTGCGTGGAGCACAAttcacatccacgcgtatgcatgactgacgcgtacgcgtcacctcctCATTCtacaacccacgcgtgcgcgtagacgGCGCTTGCGCGtcgcttcttcttttcctttcttcttctttcttctctcctttcttattctttcctcttcctttcttactttcttagcctcccttctcatccttattctctttcattcattgcattttaactttgtacatatttttattttcttttataagtttgctatttttctattggtgttgaattttttTACTCAACTATTGAATATTTCTTACATTATTTCGGTGCCTCGTGACTTGTTTTATATTGTTCGGTGATATTATTTATAGCtgaatgctaatcttttatgccacttgtattccttttgcattgatatgaacttatattatctttcatgacccactctctccccatcattgttgcaattcttgcatcACTGATATGCACTTTGCttacattgttttctcacttacatgttgtagctaccatgtagttgagaaacccactcttatttggcattagtccCACCTATATTTTATTTGCTAtgatatctttatttttgggcttAATCTTCCATCTTTCTTCCCCTTTCAagctggccaccaagaaaggaaaggaaaagcttctaaatggggcgaaCAAAAAAGTTCCTTGGCACAATCTTTTGAAGGAACTCAGCAGTTGTAGCATCTCACCCTAGTCCACTCTGTTCATCTTTGCATGcatcgaggatggtgcaatctttaagtgtggggaggtcgagaccgacttccatgggtaacTACTttattttcaacaccaatgtttaattttctttgttaaattagttgttgcattgcatgataaatTGCATGTGTGGTTAGTACTTGCATTTAGGTACTACTTCATTGAAGTAATAATTTCTtgtccaagaaactgttttaaggcatttcactaatttgaattaaaatttttgttgaacttgcttgaagaaatttattttagaacatggttttagagctcgaacacacaagccTAGTAagatttttgaacctatttaGATTGGTtacatcttatcaaccaatgttttattttggtgtgtgttgttctctctaaaattgtgatctttgtcttgcttgattctatatttccattgtttgatgtatgcatacacttatgtgattgaggcatTGTTTCgctatagctcacatacccatatggccttaccctatcATTCccccttgcaaaccaatgttgagccattttaccccatttattctttattttagcacatcaccaactctaagcagaaaataataaatgttcctaatttaaatccttggttagcttagactagtgagatgtacatgaattaagtgtgAAAAAATTGAGTTGGGAAATACTTGGTTAGAAAATTGGGTATTTTATATTCttatatgaaaatgtgaaaatagTTTGGGCACTTGTTCATACATCCAAcacattaatcatatgcattaactcactgaaaaaaaataaggaaaggaaaagaaaagaaaaagagaaagcaataaaaaggggacaaaatgccccaaggctaATAATTGAACTAATGCATATGATTTGTACTCAAAAGATATAAAGGTGCATGAATTTGTGTAAAGATAGTAAATGGGTAGTAGGTTTTGCATTGTAATGACTTGGAATGTCttaggttaggtgagaagtttaggttaatcaaggattcggattttagtccacttaaccaaatacattcctataAATCAAAATCGAATGATTTATATTAGAATGTTGTGTTAACTATAAATCAAAATCGAATGTACTCGAATTACGTAAACTCAGAGTAAATCGAATTAGGCCTATTCGATTTACATGGTGCAACAATATAACGAATTAAACTAATTAATTCTAGTAAATCGAATGAGCTTGTGTCGATTTACTCCTTGCTATTAGTCACCTAGTAAATCGAATGGGATTGTTTCGATTTGCATACAAATGAATAAATTCAATCCACATAGTTTGATTTACCATGTATTTAGTAGTATATAAAAATGGATTTATGTTAATTCTATAGTGCAAACGTGCATAAATAGGAGTTGAAATTAATTTATGTTTGACAAttctatactaaaattaattttaataatataaatattatttggataatattagttaaaatcacttttagataaataattactaaaaaagacatgacattaaattataatgttatttttttatacatgtttaattttcttttttatacctttttcttatatgtttttttatatagtatatttCTAATACTCTTAATATGTAGTTTAttgatagaaagaaaaaaaatatatcaaatttaTATCCTTGGAGATTAAACAAAAAAAGGAAATATGTACTATGAAAAAGAGAATAATGAGCTccaatattttgttaattaaagataaattataaatttaagagACCTGGAGTACGGAAATTACGGGACATCGTATGACCGACGAATCATCGATTAATTAATTTCTTTAATATAAAATTAGATATAATTTAACCACATGCATGAGTTAAGTTCAACTTAGTTCGGAATTTTTTCTCTTTGGCAgagtgaaaagaaaattaaaaggacAAACCATTCACTAAAACACCAAAAAAAAGAGGACAAGTCAACGATGATGAGCAAATGCATCATCAACCATTAATCATTCATATCTTAATACCTCTGGATAAAATTGTAACGAAAGCTTATTGGGACTTTTTTACTTAAGCAATGATTTAGAATGATGAGGCCAAATTGTAAATATACAAGTGTCAAGgaattataatatatattgagTTTGTGACATTAGAAGggtgtaataataacaataatggagTCATGTTATTTGAATATTGAGGTTTAACATATATTTAAACTATGGGTTAGCATTAGGTAGTAAGTATCAGGGTTGGGTCATTGTGTGGCTTTTTCGAAATTGTATGGATATGCATTTCAGTTTCCCAATACAATACGTATTTCTTATCTGATTGTCCTTTCCcagacataatgggacataagAATATATACTAAATGAAAGGACTAAAAGATACTCCTACATGTATAGAGTATTAAACTCCGATCATGTATATTAtagaaatattaaatattaaatagaaaaagaagaagacaaagaAGTAGAGCCTCatgagagagagcgagagagcgAGAGTTGTGGGGGGAGGGGGGGGACACAGGAAGAGGTTGGTTTCACAACAATAGCAAGGATTCTAGGGTTTGGAACAGAGAAGAGTATCGACGGCTGGAACATGAGTCTTACTCCATCTTTGTGGATCATTTACCGGAAGACATTTCTAAAAGAGAATTATTTCAGCTGTTCAACTGGACTGGACGCATCAATGATATCTATCTATCCCGGAAACACAAAAATAGTAACATTTACATGTTTGCTTTCATACAGTACACGACGAAAGGAGGAGCATTGAAAGCAATAGCGGAAATGAATCAACTGAGTCTGAGAGAGAAGGTAGTATTTGTGGGGGAGGCAAAGTACAAAAGGTCGTCACGTACCACAGATGGAGATGTAGGGCGCCTTGAAGAGGACAAACGAAACCCACTACCTCAGAAGGTGCCGAGGGAAGTACGGGAAGGTGACGCTGTGAAAAATACACATGGATTAAGAACGAAAGAAACCTTACAGCCCATGATTGGGAGGGCAAATATAAAAGTGGTGGAAGCTGCAGTAGCAGAGGAAAACTTGGACTGGATGCGAAGGAGTTTGGTGGGGGTTACAAAGAAGCCTATTGATTTCATTTCGCTGAAGGAAATGGCGGCGAAGAACTTGCCTTATGCTACCCAAATTCGGGAAATGGGAGCCTGTAAAGCGCTGTTGACGTTTGATAGTGCTATCCATGCAGACGAGACTTAcacttttaatttgaattatctgTTACAAACATTTCACCGGGTTTGGAAGTGTAAAGAGTCGGAACGTAGTGGGTCTCGAAGGATGTGGCTTGAATGTTTCGGGGTGCCGGTGTCCGCATGGTCTGCTGACACATTCAGGAAGATAGGGAGCCAGTGGGGAGCGGTAGTTGGGTGTGCACTGGAGACAGAGGTGGGCAGCACACTCACGGTAGGTTGGATACAGATAGATACGTGTGTCATGGACGTGATACAAGCGAGGATTGATGTCTTTGTTGGGTCTAGAAAATACGAAGTGTTGGTGAAGGAGAGTGGATATGCAACATTGAACATGCAATACACGGACGACTGTTTGGATAAGGGAACCACTAATTTGGGGGCCGGAGAACATAACGGGGCGATCATGAATGCTGGCAGGGATATACCGGATCCTTCTAAGAAGGCTGACCATGACGGAGGACTGCTGATGATGGTGGAAAGGTGCGACGGGAAAGAAAAGGGCAATTTGGTAAATTCCAGTGACTTTTTGAATGAATTGGTTAATTACAGGTGCGAGAAATTAGCATCGCATCAATTTGATGATGGCGTGAATAAGGGAGTTCCGGATTTTAAGGGTGTTAACGGTGAAAGTTATGATGAGGGATCGGATAGGATGGTTACAAGTGTATGCACTGCTAGGCGGACAAGGCTGGTAAGGGttggaaaaaagaaaaatcataagaaaaaaaaaacagagttgCTCTAAAGATTGGGCCAGAACAAAAAATAGGGGCCTAGTTGAGAGCTATGCCGGGTTGGGCCTATCTAATGTGGGATTTGGAAATGAACCGGGTTAGAGAGGGGGATTGGAGCTGGCTCACAAGGATTGCCCGGCTGCACAACTCCACACCGAGCTCGATGGCGGAAGCGTTGCTGGAGGGGAGGGTCACCGACAAGACACGGACAGGACCGGCGGGATCGGGGGAGATGAGGACGGGCGTGGTGGTGGAGAGAAACGGTGAGTGGAGGGCACACAGGCGACTGCGGGTGGCCCAGGGCGGGAGGAGGATGTACACGCGGTCGAAGGTGTGGGGCGTGAAGCTGCAGACGCCGTGCGGTGTAGGGAGCAAGAAGCGGTTCACGATCAAGTGGAACCAGGTCATGCGATCACTCAGGAGTAGGGTAGAGGCAGTATGACTTCTGGGCATGCTGAGGAAGATTTTGCTCATGCTGGGTCTGGGCAGGAGGGATCTGAGAAGGCGGAAAGGAAAGGTCATACCCAGGGCGTCGAGGAACAAATAATGGAGAACAAACTGATTTTAGCACTGGCGATGGAATCAGAGGCAGTATTGTATGACAAGGAAGACGATATCATGGCTATTCTTCAGGCGCAGAATGAGGAAATTGCACGGAAGAAGAAGATGGCAAAGCAGAGGGAGAAGATGAGACGATGCAGACCCAAAAACAAAAGCCAGGTGTGTTCTAATGGTTCTAAATGAATTTCAgttcttggaatgttagggggttacGGGGTGATGGGAAGATGAGGATGGTAAAGGACTTAAAGAATAAATATAACTTGAGCATGGTAGGTTTGATTGAGACGAAAAGAAGGGTAGTGACGAGGTTTGATGTAACACAGATTTGGGGGAATGACGGAGCGGGGTGGGAGTTTGTAGGTTCCACTGGCGCATCTTGGGGTCTTTTGTTGATTTGGGATGAAATGTTTTTTGACAGGAAAAACTGCTACAAGGGGGATAGGTGGTTGTGTGTTGAAGGAATCTTGTTGAAGAATAGGGTTAACTGTGCGTTTTTCTTGGTCTATGGTGCACATAGTAGAGAGGAGAAGAGTCATGTGTGGGAGGAGTTGAGTTACATAGCTGGATTATGTCAGGTTCCATCCTGTTTTATAGGAGATTTTAATGAAGTTGTGAATGTGGAGGAACGAAAAGATGCAGCTAGTCTATCTCGGGCTACGAAAGAATTCAAGCTTTGGATTCAGGATATGCACTTAGTGGATCTGCCGCTCATGGATCGTAAGTATACTTGGTTTCGTGGCCGGTCGTGCAGTCGGATTGATAGAGCTATGGTTACTGTGGATTGGCTAGAAGTGTTCCCTGAGACTCGGTTAAGGGGCGGACCAAGGGGTTTGTCAGATCACTGCCCTATCATAGTGGAGGAAAATATGATGAGTCGTGGTCCTAAGCCTTTTCGTAGTCTTGATTCCTGGTTTACACACACAGGTTTTCTTAGAATGGTTAGGGAGAAATGGAGAGGTTTAGGGGAGATGCAGTTCACAGATAAATTGAGGGCGTTGACGGCTCCGTTGAGAAGATGGCATAAGGTCAATTTTGGGGAGATGGATAACAGAATTCTGAAGTTGGAGGAAGAAATCAAGAAGGTGGATGAGCTGGTTGGTAATGGAGTGTATGATGGAACTATGGAGGCCAGGAGAAGGGCGTTAGTTACATGCTGTGAGAAGTGGTATGTTAGGAAGGAAATTCACTGGAAGCAGATGTCTAGGTCTCGGCATGCAAAGGATATGGACAAGAACACAAGGTATTTCCACAGTATAGCTTCGGCGAGAAGAATAAATAACAGGATTGATTCGCTGGTCGTTAATGGCAGACTGGTTAGGAACCAAGCTAGAATAAAAATAGCTATCAGAGAGTTTTACAAAGAACTGTATCATCAGGAAGATTCTCCTGTGTTGGGGTTCAGAGATGGTCTGGTGGAGAGGATAGAGGAGGTAGACTCTGTTGCCTTGGAGACACTACCTTCAGCCGAGGAGATCAGAGAGGCAGTATGGGACTGTAAGTCATCTAAGGTGCCGGGTTCTTAAGGATACAACATGAATTTCATAAAGAGATGTTGGGCTGAGATTGGGTCGGAGTTCAcggcagctgtaatggggttctTTCAAACGTCTACTTTGCCGGCAGAGTCAAATGTAACTTGGGTGGCGTTGGTACCTAAGTTTGTTGGTGCAAAGGAGATTAAAGACCTGAGACCAATTAGTATGGTTGGGTGTGTGTACAAGGTTATCTCGAAGGTGCTGGTCAGGAGGATGAGGTCGGTAATGCCAAGGCTAGTAGGGGAGACTCAAAGTGCTTTTGTAAAGGGCAGGAAAATTCATGATGGGACTCTGATAGCCTACGAAACGGTCCACTGGCTTAAAAGGAGGAAGAAGGAGGTGGCCATAATCAAGCTGGATTTCTAAAAAGCTTACGACCGAGTCAAGTGGATCTTTGTCAATATTGTGTTGGAGAAGATGGGGTTTGGTTGCAGGTGGAGGACATGGGTTAGGGAGTgtgtgaccatagcctctatgtcGGTCTTGATAAATGGCTCGCCAACTAAACCTTTCAAAATGAAAAGGGGTTTGAGACAAGGCGACCTCCTCTCTCCTTTCTTATTTGTACTGGTTGTGGATGTTCTCCATAGAATGCTGGGGGAGGCAATCAGGAACAGGCGTATCGCTCTTTTGATAGTTGGTAGTGATAAGGTGGAGCTTTCACATCTATAGTTTGCTGATGACACGATCCTGTTTTGCCCGCCAGAAGATGAGACCATGAAGAACTACAAGCGACTGTTGCGGTGGTTTGAGTTGATGTCCGGGCTCAGTATCAATTTTGATAAGTCTAGTCTGATTCCAATCAATTGTGACGAGCACTGGGTTCAACGTATGTGTAGCTTGTGGGGTTGTAAGTCATATACTCTCCCAGTTAGGTACCTTGGGGTTCCGTTAGGAGCGAACCCAAGGCTAGTAAAGACTTGGAAGCCTATAATTGATAAGGTGGAGGAGAAACTAAGTCTTTGGAAGGCTAAGGTGCTGAACAAAGCTGGAAAGTTGGTGCTTATCAAATAAGTCCTAAATAGCCTGCCGGTGTATTATTTGAGCTTGTATAAGATGCCGAAGACTGTTGCTGAGAAGTTGATCTCCTTACAGAGAAGATTCctatggagtaaggaggatgggaAGAATGGAATGGCTCTGGTACGATGGGATATGGTGCAGGCCCCAAAGAAGCTAGGTGGGTTGGGAGTTGGAGATGCTATGGTTCGGAACACCGCCCTcttgtttaaatggtggtggcaTTTTGTGAAGGAAGTGTGCCCACTGTGGAAGAAGGTGGTCTGTTCTTGTAATAATCTAAAGCCGAATGAATTACTGTCCTCTCAAGTGTTACCTACTAAAGGAAGGACCTTGGAAGGATATATGCTAGCTACAGATAAAGGAGCAAAATATAAGAGATAAGATGATTACATGTTTGTCCATAGAAGTTGGTGACGGTCGTCGGACCAGGTTTTGGGAGGATGTCTGGCTACAGGATGGTTCTCTGAAAGATCGGCTCCCCAGGCTCTTCTCGGTTTCAAGCTAGTGTGGTTCGGTTattggggattgtgggttttgggacggGTTAGAATGGGTTTGGAACTTCCTATGGAGGCGGGAGTTGTTTCAGTGGGAGTTGGATCTGTTGAGTT is from Arachis ipaensis cultivar K30076 chromosome B01, Araip1.1, whole genome shotgun sequence and encodes:
- the LOC107607577 gene encoding uncharacterized protein LOC107607577; the protein is MNFSSWNVRGLRGDGKMRMVKDLKNKYNLSMVGLIETKRRVVTRFDVTQIWGNDGAGWEFVGSTGASWGLLLIWDEMFFDRKNCYKGDRWLCVEGILLKNRVNCAFFLVYGAHSREEKSHVWEELSYIAGLCQVPSCFIGDFNEVVNVEERKDAASLSRATKEFKLWIQDMHLVDLPLMDRKYTWFRGRSCSRIDRAMVTVDWLEVFPETRLRGGPRGLSDHCPIIVEENMMSRGPKPFRSLDSWFTHTGFLRMVREKWRGLGEMQFTDKLRALTAPLRRWHKVNFGEMDNRILKLEEEIKKVDELVGNGVYDGTMEARRRALVTCCEKWYVRKEIHWKQMSRSRHAKDMDKNTRYFHSIASARRINNRIDSLVVNGRLVRNQARIKIAIREFYKELYHQEDSPVLGFRDGLVERIEEVDSVALETLPSAEEIREAVWDCKSSKVPGS